The proteins below come from a single uncultured Carboxylicivirga sp. genomic window:
- the cobT gene encoding nicotinate-nucleotide--dimethylbenzimidazole phosphoribosyltransferase, translating to MSFTIEIPSLHNQLKEEIQYKIDQKAKPIGSLGRMEEIALQVALIQGTLTPELKKPVMLTVASDHQICEEGVSPCPIEITWQQCLNFLNGGGGIGLFSQEYGFDLRVVDAGVSYDFKSHPKLIDAKVRKGTRNFLKEHAMTQEECLKALENGRKIVAELHEQGSNVVGFGEMGIGNTSPASALMTVLTGIDLETCVGPGSGLNKEGVKHKTKVLKDAIEKHGISNDPVENLARFGGLEIATIAGGMLEAAARQMIIITDGFITTSALLVANFINPKVVDYAFFSHQSQEQGHKRMVDYLGGKAILDLGFRLGEGTGSAVAYSVIKGSVAMLNKMTSFDEAAVYNTANEDIRIEE from the coding sequence GTGTCATTTACCATTGAAATTCCATCGTTACACAATCAATTAAAGGAAGAAATTCAATACAAAATTGATCAGAAAGCAAAACCAATTGGTTCGTTAGGGCGCATGGAAGAAATTGCTCTTCAGGTTGCCTTGATTCAAGGAACTTTAACGCCTGAGTTGAAGAAACCAGTAATGTTAACGGTTGCATCCGATCATCAGATTTGCGAAGAGGGAGTAAGTCCGTGTCCAATTGAAATTACTTGGCAGCAGTGTCTTAATTTTTTAAATGGTGGCGGAGGAATCGGCTTATTTAGTCAGGAGTATGGTTTTGATTTACGTGTGGTAGATGCTGGAGTAAGTTATGATTTTAAATCGCATCCAAAACTGATTGATGCTAAAGTTAGAAAAGGAACCCGTAACTTTTTAAAAGAGCATGCAATGACGCAAGAGGAGTGCTTGAAAGCACTTGAAAATGGGCGTAAAATTGTAGCTGAATTGCATGAACAAGGATCGAATGTGGTCGGTTTTGGTGAGATGGGAATTGGTAATACATCTCCTGCATCAGCTCTTATGACCGTATTAACAGGTATTGATCTCGAAACTTGTGTGGGGCCAGGTTCGGGTTTAAATAAAGAGGGCGTTAAGCATAAAACCAAAGTGTTGAAGGATGCAATAGAGAAACATGGAATTTCTAATGATCCGGTTGAAAATTTAGCTCGTTTTGGTGGATTAGAAATTGCAACCATTGCAGGTGGAATGCTTGAAGCGGCTGCTCGACAAATGATTATTATTACTGATGGATTTATTACTACTTCGGCATTGTTAGTTGCTAATTTTATTAATCCTAAAGTGGTTGATTATGCATTCTTTTCACATCAATCGCAAGAGCAAGGACACAAGAGAATGGTCGATTATCTAGGTGGAAAAGCCATTTTAGATTTAGGCTTCCGCTTAGGTGAGGGAACTGGTTCTGCAGTTGCTTATTCGGTAATTAAAGGTTCGGTTGCCATGCTTAATAAAATGACTTCGTTTGATGAAGCTGCTGTTTATAATACCGCAAATGAGGATATTAGGATAGAAGAGTAG
- the cbiB gene encoding adenosylcobinamide-phosphate synthase CbiB yields MDSYLVIFAILLAYLLDLLLGDPVWLPHPIVYFGKSISYLEKKLNKGQKCFVKGMVSTLLLLLLVTLIFGGLQFVLIQYSSIGYALFVAIFFFYGIANRTLIHEGRMVFKVLDYQGLEAGRKQLSRIVGRDTSQLTDQQIRTAVLETMAENLSDGVVAPIFWFVIAGIPGMMGYKMINTLDSMIGYKSDRYLYFGRFAARLDDVVNFIPARLTGILMALANLSIRAFKYMYLFGRKHSSPNAGYPESALAGILDVRFGGPNVYHGKMVDKPFIGKNHRELISKDINITARINHTVCLLSIMIAILLQIINL; encoded by the coding sequence ATGGATTCATATTTGGTTATATTCGCTATATTACTTGCTTATCTGCTTGATTTACTGTTGGGCGATCCTGTTTGGTTGCCACATCCAATTGTATATTTCGGTAAGTCTATATCATATCTCGAAAAGAAATTGAACAAAGGCCAAAAGTGTTTTGTAAAAGGGATGGTTTCTACTTTATTATTGTTGTTGCTAGTTACACTTATATTTGGAGGACTTCAATTCGTACTAATTCAATACAGTTCTATTGGATATGCTCTTTTTGTGGCAATATTCTTCTTTTATGGTATTGCTAACCGTACATTGATTCATGAAGGGAGGATGGTTTTTAAAGTTCTTGATTATCAAGGGCTCGAAGCAGGACGAAAGCAATTGTCGCGAATTGTTGGTCGAGATACTTCTCAGCTTACCGATCAACAAATCAGGACCGCTGTTTTGGAAACAATGGCCGAAAACTTGAGCGATGGAGTGGTAGCTCCCATTTTTTGGTTTGTCATTGCTGGAATTCCTGGGATGATGGGCTATAAAATGATTAATACATTGGATTCGATGATTGGATATAAAAGTGATCGTTACCTGTATTTTGGACGATTTGCAGCCCGGCTTGATGATGTTGTCAATTTTATTCCAGCACGATTAACCGGTATATTAATGGCATTGGCTAATTTATCTATCCGTGCTTTTAAATATATGTACTTATTTGGACGAAAGCATAGTAGCCCAAATGCGGGTTATCCCGAATCTGCCTTGGCGGGTATTTTAGATGTTCGCTTTGGTGGACCTAATGTCTATCACGGAAAAATGGTAGATAAACCTTTTATTGGAAAAAATCATCGCGAGCTGATATCAAAGGATATCAATATAACGGCTCGTATTAATCATACAGTGTGTTTGTTGTCGATTATGATAGCCATTCTACTTCAAATTATTAACCTTTAA